One genomic segment of Myxococcus xanthus includes these proteins:
- a CDS encoding FAD-binding protein, with protein MSSRTVSRRTLLQGALVAVAFNPMSRSWASTLEAGAVPLPPLDGELLMDTASRTAATEDFGHILHRTPWAVLVPGSVKDIVAMVRFARRQGVKIAAARGLGESHSTFGQSQVAAGIVIDMSTLSTVHEIGENSAWVDAGVRWHELLQASLPHGKSPPVLTDYIELSVGGTQSAGGIGGQAFRWGLQVDNVLEMDVVTGRGELVRCSRWRERPLFDAVRSGLGQFGIIVRARVRLVEVPPRARTYTALYNDLHRFMEDQRRLIEDGRFDYVEGSAVASNGGRAYQLEVVKYFTPGSEPNDARLLAGLGFQPGTLQVSDGSYFDFANRLAPLVELLKQLGVWGFPHPWLDMFVPARSAESFVQEVLSQTTEADMGQGPILLYPFRSSELTTPFLRTPNDRHVFLFSLLRTAIPPTPENVASLLRKNRAIFDRLTAIGGKMYPVDALPLSPADWRRHFHPGWERFEHAKRRYDPDHILTPGQGIF; from the coding sequence ATGTCGAGTCGAACCGTCTCCCGGAGGACGTTGCTCCAAGGTGCGTTGGTGGCAGTCGCATTCAATCCCATGAGCCGGAGCTGGGCCTCCACGCTGGAGGCTGGCGCGGTCCCCCTGCCGCCACTCGATGGCGAGTTGCTGATGGACACAGCGTCGCGGACCGCGGCCACAGAGGACTTCGGTCACATCCTCCACCGCACGCCGTGGGCGGTGCTCGTTCCCGGCTCGGTGAAGGACATCGTGGCCATGGTCCGCTTCGCGCGGCGCCAGGGCGTGAAGATCGCCGCCGCTCGGGGCCTCGGTGAGAGCCACAGCACCTTCGGCCAGTCCCAGGTGGCGGCGGGCATCGTCATCGACATGTCCACGCTGTCGACCGTCCACGAGATTGGCGAGAACAGCGCCTGGGTGGATGCGGGCGTCCGGTGGCACGAGCTGCTCCAGGCCTCGCTTCCCCACGGCAAGAGCCCGCCGGTGCTGACCGACTACATCGAGCTGAGCGTCGGTGGGACGCAGTCTGCGGGGGGCATCGGCGGGCAGGCGTTTCGCTGGGGCCTCCAGGTGGACAACGTCCTGGAAATGGACGTCGTCACGGGTCGGGGTGAGCTCGTGCGGTGCTCGCGCTGGCGTGAGCGGCCCCTGTTCGACGCCGTGCGCTCGGGCCTGGGCCAGTTCGGCATCATCGTACGAGCGAGAGTGCGGCTCGTCGAAGTGCCGCCCCGCGCTCGGACGTACACCGCGCTGTACAACGACCTCCACCGCTTCATGGAGGACCAGCGGCGGCTCATCGAGGACGGTCGCTTCGACTACGTCGAGGGCTCCGCCGTCGCCTCCAACGGGGGTCGGGCGTATCAGCTCGAGGTGGTGAAGTACTTCACGCCGGGCTCGGAGCCGAACGATGCGAGACTGCTCGCGGGCCTGGGCTTCCAGCCGGGAACGCTCCAGGTGAGCGACGGCAGCTACTTCGACTTCGCCAACCGGCTCGCGCCGTTGGTCGAACTGCTCAAGCAACTCGGCGTCTGGGGCTTCCCCCATCCGTGGCTGGACATGTTCGTCCCCGCCCGGTCCGCCGAGTCCTTCGTCCAGGAGGTCCTCTCGCAGACCACCGAGGCCGACATGGGGCAGGGGCCCATCCTCCTCTACCCCTTCCGCTCCTCGGAGCTGACCACGCCCTTCCTACGCACCCCCAACGACAGACACGTCTTCCTCTTCTCGCTGCTGCGCACCGCCATTCCACCGACGCCGGAGAACGTCGCATCCCTCCTGCGGAAGAACCGCGCCATCTTCGACCGGCTCACGGCCATCGGCGGGAAGATGTATCCCGTGGATGCCTTGCCCTTGAGCCCCGCCGACTGGCGCCGCCACTTCCACCCCGGCTGGGAGCGGTTCGAGCACGCGAAGCGGCGCTACGACCCGGACCACATCCTCACGCCGGGACAAGGTATCTTCTGA
- a CDS encoding DUF1254 domain-containing protein, whose amino-acid sequence MPITISLTEARAIAKDAYLYGWPLSENYNTIYAYSIDPENPNYKAPFNQIFNDSKVFTPADTAIVTPNSDTPYSFITADLRAEPLVISVPAMVPDNRYFSFQLIDLYTYNFSYIGTRATGNGGGHFLLAGPSWESGGDRSDFAGICYSASHFALLIGRTQLFEPDEISAVQDLQSQYKVQTLSEFRGDSKPPQALPISWPLPITGDKSKTPEVFGVINFMLQFCPTNPTEVGLMERFARIGVGAGLPFDVKSLSPDMLKAFEEGIADAWKEFEDLNKEVATGEADSNDFFGARESNNNNYLYRFAGAKIGIYGNSKQEAIYPMYSVDDAGQIPDGSTSKYTITLAKDEMPPAQAFWSITMYDAKTQLLINNPIKRYLVNSAMLEMGEFKTGEDGSLTFYLQKACPRKEDGEKKNWLPAPAAPFYAVMRLYVPEPRAYEGADRWIPPPMKRAGSVSEEST is encoded by the coding sequence ATGCCTATCACAATCAGCCTCACCGAGGCGCGCGCTATTGCCAAGGATGCCTATCTGTATGGATGGCCTCTCTCCGAAAATTACAACACGATCTATGCCTACTCCATTGATCCGGAGAACCCGAACTACAAGGCTCCCTTCAATCAGATCTTCAATGACTCCAAGGTGTTCACCCCGGCGGATACGGCCATCGTGACGCCGAACTCCGATACCCCCTACTCATTCATCACCGCGGATCTCAGAGCAGAGCCATTGGTGATCAGCGTGCCGGCCATGGTGCCGGACAACCGCTACTTCTCGTTCCAGTTGATCGACCTCTACACGTACAACTTCAGCTACATCGGCACCCGGGCTACCGGGAACGGTGGGGGCCACTTCCTGCTGGCGGGCCCCTCGTGGGAGAGCGGCGGGGACAGGTCCGATTTCGCTGGCATCTGCTACAGCGCGAGTCATTTCGCCCTGCTTATCGGACGCACGCAACTCTTCGAACCTGATGAAATCTCTGCAGTCCAGGACCTCCAGAGTCAGTACAAGGTCCAGACCCTGAGTGAGTTTCGCGGGGACTCGAAGCCGCCCCAAGCACTTCCCATCAGTTGGCCGCTCCCCATTACCGGAGATAAGAGCAAGACACCCGAGGTCTTCGGCGTCATCAATTTCATGCTCCAATTCTGCCCCACCAATCCCACCGAGGTGGGGTTGATGGAGCGTTTCGCTCGAATCGGAGTTGGCGCCGGCCTGCCGTTCGATGTGAAGTCCCTGAGCCCCGACATGCTTAAGGCTTTCGAAGAAGGCATTGCCGATGCATGGAAGGAGTTCGAGGACCTCAACAAGGAAGTCGCCACAGGCGAGGCGGACTCAAACGATTTTTTCGGTGCGCGGGAATCCAACAACAACAACTACCTGTACCGCTTCGCGGGAGCGAAGATCGGAATCTACGGAAACTCCAAGCAGGAAGCCATCTATCCGATGTACAGCGTGGATGATGCGGGTCAGATACCGGATGGCTCGACGTCTAAATACACGATCACCCTCGCCAAAGACGAAATGCCACCGGCCCAGGCGTTCTGGTCCATCACGATGTATGACGCCAAGACCCAATTGCTCATCAACAACCCCATCAAGCGGTATCTGGTGAACAGCGCGATGCTGGAGATGGGCGAGTTCAAGACTGGGGAAGACGGCTCCCTCACCTTCTACCTCCAGAAGGCTTGCCCCCGGAAGGAGGACGGGGAGAAGAAGAACTGGCTGCCAGCCCCTGCTGCCCCGTTCTACGCGGTCATGCGACTCTACGTCCCGGAGCCTCGCGCATACGAAGGCGCAGACAGGTGGATTCCCCCTCCGATGAAGCGCGCGGGCTCAGTGTCGGAGGAGAGCACCTGA
- a CDS encoding lecithin retinol acyltransferase family protein, with product MARADHIKVARSTFWHHGIDLGDGSVVHFTGFEGGRKSTGCIRRTLLRDFIGKGKSEVVDYTTPVHVVDHTCLIALGMLRKGGYSLSFNNCEHFATYCKTGKHESQQVAESIQRIQFFTRGAVCNPAFLIAGPLAELIWRGGRAGAFHFRRFVRRLKEEAKEAAEAIEIGEVSWTFFRLMRTFVDAGGQHFVLHTSGQWFSVGTAGELTPIEEPSEAQSLMYVSREWLAYPPKLDCGPVKVREDAGGWWLLDGSGSATHPLPAALALTSGAPPAPWLGHAPLGALNAQLEAPDSLGEIQAAVAEVHRRGTGTWLTRHLLREVAEQEASGFPEQIRPAWQQIRLLAALSLNQIREPVPREGDTPTVVFLSRTGSMVRMRFDQADRADEPSGSGDSSSQR from the coding sequence ATGGCCAGGGCGGACCATATCAAGGTTGCGCGGAGCACTTTTTGGCACCACGGCATTGATCTTGGAGATGGCTCGGTAGTCCATTTTACCGGATTCGAAGGCGGCCGAAAGAGCACGGGATGCATCCGACGTACGCTCCTGCGGGACTTCATCGGTAAAGGGAAGTCAGAGGTCGTCGATTACACCACACCTGTGCATGTAGTGGACCACACGTGCCTCATTGCGTTGGGAATGCTCAGGAAGGGGGGCTACAGTCTCTCCTTCAATAACTGTGAGCACTTCGCCACCTACTGCAAGACAGGGAAGCACGAGAGCCAGCAGGTGGCGGAATCCATCCAGCGGATTCAGTTCTTCACCCGAGGGGCCGTCTGCAACCCTGCGTTCCTGATAGCCGGCCCCCTTGCTGAACTTATCTGGCGAGGGGGGCGCGCTGGCGCCTTTCATTTCAGACGGTTCGTCCGTCGCCTGAAAGAGGAAGCCAAGGAGGCGGCCGAGGCCATTGAGATTGGGGAGGTCTCGTGGACATTTTTCCGGCTCATGCGCACATTCGTGGATGCGGGCGGGCAGCACTTCGTATTGCACACCTCGGGGCAGTGGTTCAGCGTCGGCACAGCAGGCGAACTCACTCCGATCGAGGAGCCTTCAGAAGCTCAATCGCTGATGTACGTCAGCCGAGAATGGCTCGCCTACCCGCCCAAGCTGGATTGTGGGCCGGTCAAAGTGCGTGAAGATGCTGGGGGGTGGTGGCTCCTTGATGGCAGCGGCAGCGCGACGCACCCGCTTCCCGCTGCTCTGGCGCTGACCTCAGGTGCCCCACCTGCTCCGTGGCTCGGCCATGCACCACTCGGAGCGCTGAACGCACAACTGGAAGCTCCTGATTCACTGGGCGAAATCCAAGCTGCGGTTGCGGAGGTCCATCGACGCGGTACAGGAACGTGGCTCACCCGCCACCTCCTGCGAGAAGTTGCGGAGCAGGAAGCATCGGGGTTTCCGGAACAGATACGACCAGCCTGGCAGCAGATTCGTCTCCTGGCTGCCTTGAGTCTTAATCAGATCAGGGAACCTGTGCCGAGAGAGGGTGACACACCCACTGTCGTCTTCTTGTCAAGGACCGGGTCCATGGTTCGCATGAGGTTCGACCAAGCGGATCGCGCTGATGAGCCGTCCGGGAGCGGCGATTCGAGTTCGCAGCGCTGA